A window from Verrucomicrobiia bacterium encodes these proteins:
- the mutL gene encoding DNA mismatch repair endonuclease MutL, with the protein MNRIRLLPEHVANQIAAGEVVERPASVVKELVENSLDAEARRVTVTIKNGGRSLINVADDGYGMGRDDALLALEPHATSKISKAEDLHSITSLGFRGEAIPSIAAVSRFTLTSRERGNLSGTQIEIAAGKILSVTDVGAAEGTVVEVRNLFFNLPARRKFLRSIPTETAHIEHIVTLCALAHSQVAFRLVVDGREVFNLAPTKDLLGRLRELHGARLAEELLAVDLTRGDVRVTGFIGKPGVSRADRRQQHLFVNERPVESKGINYALLEGYHTALMRGKFPVTFLFLDIDPEVVDVNIHPAKREVRFRDEFAVRQCVIDAVRAALEPEVAGLHPVQNEGWPKAEHRVFAAPPGVSPVRPTDPPPLVLRTTTDSTSQPHQHPTMPLPLTGEVSAEPSTQIRTEEGLWRILGVIGQLYVLIESPEGLVLMDQHAAHERVLFEKMLRELETDSAPAQKLLLPLTLELDARDAAFLHANQKTLHKLGIGVSEFGEKTFLVDALPPYFSTSNLAQTFRNIIDELRQTGEEVHARRLSEDKIATTVCRHAVKAHDPLRGEELRALLQQLHQCELPYTCPHGRPTMIQMSYAELEKKFGRKA; encoded by the coding sequence GTGAACCGCATTCGTCTTCTTCCCGAACACGTCGCCAACCAGATCGCCGCGGGCGAAGTGGTCGAGCGCCCCGCCTCGGTCGTGAAGGAGTTGGTGGAGAACTCGCTCGACGCGGAAGCCCGGCGCGTCACGGTCACGATCAAAAACGGCGGACGCTCGCTCATCAACGTTGCCGACGATGGCTACGGCATGGGCCGCGACGACGCGCTACTGGCGTTGGAACCGCACGCGACGAGCAAGATTTCCAAAGCGGAAGACCTGCACAGCATCACGTCACTCGGCTTCCGGGGCGAGGCGATCCCGAGCATCGCGGCGGTTTCCCGGTTCACGCTCACGAGCCGCGAGCGCGGCAACCTGAGTGGTACGCAGATTGAGATCGCCGCCGGCAAGATTCTTTCCGTGACGGACGTGGGGGCTGCGGAAGGGACGGTGGTGGAGGTGCGCAATCTCTTCTTCAACCTGCCCGCGCGCCGCAAGTTTCTGCGTTCGATACCAACCGAGACGGCGCATATCGAGCACATCGTGACGCTGTGCGCGCTGGCACATTCTCAGGTGGCGTTCCGGTTGGTCGTCGATGGCCGCGAAGTCTTCAACCTCGCGCCGACCAAAGACCTCCTCGGTCGCCTGCGCGAACTCCATGGCGCCCGGCTCGCCGAAGAACTGCTTGCCGTCGATTTGACACGTGGGGATGTGCGGGTCACGGGATTCATCGGCAAGCCCGGCGTGAGCCGCGCCGATCGCCGCCAACAGCATCTCTTTGTGAACGAACGGCCCGTCGAGAGCAAAGGCATCAACTACGCGCTGCTCGAGGGGTATCACACGGCGTTGATGAGGGGAAAATTCCCGGTAACGTTCCTGTTCCTCGATATCGATCCCGAGGTGGTGGATGTAAATATCCATCCTGCCAAGCGCGAGGTGCGTTTCCGCGATGAGTTCGCCGTGCGCCAGTGTGTGATCGATGCGGTCCGTGCCGCTTTGGAGCCGGAAGTTGCGGGCTTGCACCCGGTTCAAAACGAGGGCTGGCCGAAAGCCGAGCATCGCGTTTTCGCGGCACCACCGGGCGTCTCACCCGTGCGACCGACAGATCCTCCCCCGTTGGTCCTGCGGACGACAACCGACTCGACGAGTCAACCTCACCAACACCCGACGATGCCTTTGCCATTGACGGGTGAGGTATCGGCCGAACCATCGACCCAGATCCGTACCGAGGAAGGTTTGTGGCGGATCCTCGGTGTGATCGGGCAGCTCTACGTCTTGATCGAATCGCCGGAAGGGCTGGTGCTGATGGATCAACACGCGGCGCACGAGCGTGTGCTCTTCGAGAAGATGCTGCGGGAACTGGAAACCGATTCCGCGCCCGCGCAGAAGCTCTTGTTGCCGCTCACGCTTGAATTGGACGCACGCGATGCGGCGTTCCTCCACGCCAATCAGAAAACGCTGCACAAACTGGGCATCGGTGTGAGTGAGTTTGGCGAAAAGACTTTCTTGGTAGACGCGTTGCCGCCGTATTTTTCCACGTCAAACCTTGCGCAGACATTTCGCAATATCATCGACGAATTGCGACAAACGGGTGAGGAGGTGCACGCGCGACGGTTGAGTGAGGACAAAATCGCCACGACTGTCTGCCGCCACGCGGTGAAGGCCCATGACCCGTTGCGGGGCGAGGAACTGCGCGCGCTGTTGCAGCAACTTCACCAGTGCGAATTACCCTACACATGCCCGCACGGTCGTCCGACCATGATTCAGATGTCGTATGCCGAACTGGAGAAGAAATTTGGAAGGAAAGCGTGA
- a CDS encoding zf-TFIIB domain-containing protein has product MSTNCPRCGKPLEEQQLDTLSLRCCRGCKGMLMLHTDLTDVLEKSWHAVPCETAETTEFRPTEGWQNEPKFPCPDCRQAMEKYGYMGIGAIQIDRCDPCALVWLDADELQNMVLALAKANHRSETAWQESKKQNWDIITPADLSDPRARIAGGGRWWLYDAGGYQLGPAFQLLSLLFR; this is encoded by the coding sequence GTGAGCACGAATTGTCCCCGTTGCGGGAAACCTCTCGAAGAACAACAACTGGACACCCTGTCGCTTCGTTGTTGTCGTGGCTGCAAGGGGATGTTGATGCTGCACACCGATTTGACTGACGTGCTGGAGAAAAGTTGGCACGCGGTGCCATGTGAGACGGCGGAAACGACTGAATTTCGTCCGACCGAGGGTTGGCAAAATGAGCCGAAGTTCCCCTGTCCTGATTGCCGCCAGGCAATGGAAAAGTATGGCTACATGGGTATTGGCGCCATCCAGATTGACCGTTGCGATCCGTGCGCGTTGGTTTGGCTCGACGCCGACGAGTTGCAGAACATGGTACTGGCACTCGCGAAAGCGAACCACCGCTCCGAAACGGCCTGGCAGGAATCCAAAAAACAGAATTGGGACATCATCACTCCCGCTGATCTGTCAGACCCCCGTGCCAGAATTGCGGGCGGTGGTCGCTGGTGGTTATACGATGCCGGCGGTTACCAATTGGGGCCGGCCTTCCAACTCCTTAGTTTGCTTTTCCGCTAG